The Faecalibacterium prausnitzii genome includes a window with the following:
- the alr gene encoding alanine racemase — protein sequence MPTTTFEKHVWAEIDLDALRSNFRAVKERAGSLPLCAVVKADSYGHGAVQCSRVFAEEGAAWLAVSCLAEALQLRNAGRTLPILILGHVEPEYASALIEKHITAACYSLPQARALSAAAERAGGTVDIHLKADTGMGRIGFALRTDFDRAVAEMLEVCTLPGLRMTGLFQHFAVADDTDAGNVAYTEEQYQLFLRAYRALKAAGQEPPLVHCDNSAGVMLHPDWPSSAVSVPCMARPGIILYGFDPSDEVRFGKFRPVMKLKTVVSMVKELQPGQSTSYGRRFTAETPTRVATLCTGYADGYPRLLSCGKGIVEVHGVPCPVLGRVCMDQLMVDVTAVPDVQEGDEAILWGGTVSDSAEDIARKTDTISYEVLCGVSRRVPRVYLEHGRIIAVEDWIL from the coding sequence ATGCCGACAACCACCTTTGAAAAACACGTCTGGGCCGAGATCGACCTCGACGCCCTGCGGTCCAACTTCCGGGCCGTGAAGGAGCGGGCGGGCAGCCTGCCGCTCTGTGCCGTCGTCAAGGCCGACAGCTACGGCCATGGGGCCGTCCAGTGCTCCCGCGTCTTCGCCGAGGAGGGCGCGGCCTGGCTGGCCGTCAGCTGCCTGGCCGAGGCCTTGCAGCTGCGCAATGCCGGGCGGACGCTGCCCATCCTCATTCTGGGCCATGTGGAGCCGGAGTACGCCTCCGCCCTCATCGAGAAGCACATCACCGCCGCCTGCTACTCGCTGCCGCAGGCCAGGGCCCTGAGCGCGGCCGCCGAACGGGCGGGCGGGACCGTGGACATCCACCTCAAGGCCGACACCGGCATGGGCCGCATCGGCTTTGCCCTGCGCACCGATTTTGACCGGGCCGTCGCCGAGATGCTGGAGGTCTGCACCCTGCCCGGCCTGCGGATGACCGGCCTGTTCCAGCACTTCGCTGTGGCCGACGACACCGATGCCGGGAATGTCGCCTACACCGAGGAGCAGTACCAGCTCTTTCTCCGCGCCTACCGCGCCTTAAAGGCTGCCGGGCAGGAGCCGCCGCTCGTCCACTGCGACAACTCCGCCGGGGTCATGCTCCATCCCGACTGGCCCAGCAGCGCGGTCTCCGTGCCCTGCATGGCCCGCCCCGGCATCATTTTGTACGGCTTCGACCCCAGCGACGAAGTCCGCTTCGGGAAGTTCCGCCCGGTCATGAAACTCAAGACCGTGGTCAGCATGGTCAAGGAGCTGCAGCCGGGCCAATCCACCAGCTATGGCCGGCGCTTCACCGCCGAAACCCCCACCAGAGTGGCCACCCTCTGCACCGGCTATGCCGACGGCTACCCCCGCCTGCTGAGCTGCGGCAAGGGCATTGTGGAAGTCCACGGCGTCCCCTGCCCGGTGCTGGGCCGGGTCTGCATGGACCAGCTCATGGTGGATGTCACCGCCGTGCCCGATGTGCAGGAGGGCGACGAGGCCATCCTCTGGGGCGGCACCGTCAGCGACAGCGCCGAGGACATCGCCCGCAAGACCGATACGATCTCCTACGAGGTGCTCTGCGGGGTCTCCCGCCGGGTGCCCCGCGTCTACCTCGAACACGGCCGGATCATCGCCGTGGAGGACTGGATCTTATAA
- the lepA gene encoding translation elongation factor 4 yields the protein MARDNIRNFCIIAHIDHGKSTLSDRILELTKSVDERTMEDQILDNMDIERERGITIKARAVTMNYTAKDGKVYEFNLIDTPGHVDFAYEVSRSLAACEGAILVVDATQGVEAQTLANTYMALEHDLELVPILNKIDLPSAHPDEVAQEVEDVIGLPCLDAPRVSAKTGLNIDQVLERVVSDIPAPTGDPDAPLKALIFDSIYDSYKGVIVYIRVFEGTVKPGDTIRLMATGAQFTLVEVGHMGATSLTPCDQLQAGEVGYLTASIKTVQDTRVGDTVTLANRPTAEALPGYRQVKPMVFCGIYPADGAKYPDLKDALEKLQLNDASLTFEMETSAALGFGFRCGFLGLLHMEIITERLEREFDLDIITTTPSVRYRLTLNDGTVEMIDNPSSYPDPSTIVKQEEPFVDVHLYTPNEYVGSLMDLCQQKRGVLADMKYLDDVRVDLHYALPLGEIVYDFFDAIKSRSRGYASYDYEFKEYRESDLVKLDFLLNGDPVDALSMIVFRDNAYGKGRRICEKLRDNIPRTLFEIPVQAAIGGKIIARETVKAMRKDVLAKCYGGDITRKKKLLEKQKEGKKKMRQLGSVSLPSEAFTAVLKLDSDDD from the coding sequence ATGGCAAGAGACAACATCCGCAATTTCTGCATCATCGCACACATCGACCACGGCAAATCCACCCTGTCGGACCGCATTCTGGAGCTGACCAAGAGCGTGGACGAGCGCACCATGGAGGACCAGATCCTTGACAACATGGACATCGAGCGCGAGCGCGGCATCACCATCAAGGCCCGCGCCGTGACCATGAACTACACCGCCAAAGACGGCAAGGTCTACGAGTTCAACCTCATCGACACGCCGGGCCACGTAGACTTTGCCTATGAAGTCAGCCGCAGCCTGGCCGCCTGCGAGGGCGCGATCCTGGTGGTGGACGCTACCCAGGGCGTCGAGGCCCAGACGCTGGCCAACACCTACATGGCGCTGGAACACGATCTGGAGCTGGTGCCCATCCTGAACAAAATCGACCTGCCCAGCGCCCACCCGGACGAGGTGGCGCAGGAAGTGGAAGACGTCATCGGTCTGCCCTGCTTGGATGCACCCCGCGTCTCGGCCAAGACCGGCCTGAACATCGACCAGGTGCTGGAACGGGTGGTCAGCGACATCCCCGCCCCCACCGGCGACCCGGACGCTCCCCTCAAGGCCCTGATCTTTGACAGCATCTACGACAGCTACAAGGGCGTCATCGTCTACATCCGCGTCTTCGAGGGCACCGTCAAGCCCGGCGACACCATCCGCCTGATGGCCACCGGTGCCCAGTTCACGCTGGTGGAGGTCGGCCACATGGGCGCGACCAGCCTGACCCCCTGCGACCAGCTGCAGGCCGGTGAGGTCGGCTACCTGACCGCCAGCATCAAGACCGTGCAGGACACCCGCGTGGGCGACACCGTCACGCTGGCCAACCGCCCCACCGCCGAAGCCCTGCCCGGCTACCGTCAGGTCAAGCCCATGGTCTTCTGCGGCATCTACCCCGCCGACGGTGCCAAGTACCCCGACTTAAAGGATGCGCTGGAAAAGCTGCAGCTGAACGACGCCTCCCTGACCTTTGAGATGGAGACCAGTGCAGCCCTGGGCTTCGGCTTCCGCTGCGGCTTCCTCGGCCTGCTCCACATGGAGATCATCACTGAGCGTCTGGAGCGCGAGTTCGACCTCGACATCATCACCACCACCCCCAGCGTCCGCTACCGCCTGACCCTGAACGACGGCACGGTCGAGATGATCGACAATCCGTCCAGCTATCCGGACCCGTCCACCATCGTCAAGCAGGAGGAGCCGTTCGTGGACGTCCACCTCTACACCCCCAACGAATACGTGGGCAGCCTAATGGACCTCTGCCAGCAGAAGCGTGGCGTTCTGGCCGACATGAAGTATCTCGACGACGTCCGGGTGGACCTGCACTATGCACTTCCGCTGGGCGAGATCGTCTATGACTTCTTCGACGCCATCAAGAGCCGCAGCCGCGGCTATGCCAGCTATGACTATGAGTTCAAGGAGTACCGCGAGAGCGACCTCGTGAAGCTGGACTTCCTGCTGAACGGCGACCCCGTGGACGCTTTGTCCATGATCGTCTTCCGCGACAACGCCTACGGCAAGGGCCGCCGCATCTGCGAAAAGCTGCGGGACAACATCCCCCGCACCCTGTTCGAGATCCCGGTCCAGGCTGCCATTGGCGGCAAGATCATCGCCCGCGAGACCGTCAAGGCCATGCGCAAGGACGTTCTGGCCAAGTGCTACGGCGGCGACATCACCCGCAAGAAGAAGCTGCTCGAAAAGCAGAAGGAAGGCAAAAAGAAGATGCGCCAGCTCGGCAGCGTCTCCCTCCCCAGCGAGGCCTTCACAGCCGTGCTGAAGCTCGACAGCGATGACGATTAA
- a CDS encoding InlB B-repeat-containing protein, with the protein MKRAKQMFAVLLCIAALCVLAPAALAAQPLDESENDGKVIIYFDACGGTGISVVERTNADGKLSSLPTPTMEGYTFNGWFTDIVGGSAIVAGETVFSGEEATVYAQWSPIDQVPTEPTAPADTVAGILERHKGTILIVGGMLVLVAVGLAM; encoded by the coding sequence ATGAAACGAGCAAAACAGATGTTCGCCGTGCTGCTGTGCATCGCAGCACTGTGTGTGCTGGCCCCGGCGGCGCTGGCTGCCCAGCCGCTGGACGAGAGCGAGAACGACGGAAAGGTCATCATCTATTTTGACGCCTGCGGCGGCACCGGCATCTCGGTGGTGGAGCGTACCAATGCCGACGGCAAGCTGTCCAGCCTGCCCACCCCCACCATGGAGGGCTACACCTTCAACGGCTGGTTCACCGACATCGTGGGCGGCAGCGCCATCGTCGCGGGTGAGACCGTGTTCTCCGGCGAAGAGGCCACCGTCTACGCGCAGTGGAGCCCCATCGACCAGGTGCCCACCGAGCCGACGGCTCCGGCTGACACCGTTGCGGGCATTCTGGAGCGCCATAAGGGCACGATTTTGATCGTGGGCGGCATGCTGGTGCTGGTCGCGGTAGGCCTTGCAATGTGA
- the glmM gene encoding phosphoglucosamine mutase, giving the protein MGKYFGTDGFRGEAGITLTADHAYKVGRFLGWYYNKLRERNGNNEPARIVIGKDTRRSSYMFEYSLCAGLTASGADAYLLHVTTTPSVAYIARVDDFDCGIMISASHNPFYDNGIKLIDCYGEKMPEETLLLVEDYIDGKLHVFDQDWPELPFAHREHIGCTVDYVAGRNRYMGYLISLGIYSFKGIKVGLDCANGSSWNIAKSVFDALGADTYVINNKPNGLNINNNAGSTHIEGLQKFVVENHLDVGFAYDGDADRCLCVDEKGNVITGDHILYIYGCYLQEHGELMNNTVVTTVMSNFGLYKAFDEKGIGYAKTAVGDKYVYEYMAKNGCRIGGEQSGHIIFSQYASTGDGILTSLKMMEVMLAKKLPMSKLAEPLTIYPQVLENVRVTDKKAAQDDAAVQAAVKAVAEALGDTGRILVRESGTEPLVRVMVEAPDHDTCQKYVSQVVEVIEAQGYGV; this is encoded by the coding sequence ATGGGAAAGTATTTTGGGACCGATGGCTTCCGCGGCGAAGCCGGGATCACGCTGACCGCCGACCATGCCTACAAGGTGGGTCGCTTCCTCGGCTGGTATTACAACAAGCTCCGCGAGCGCAACGGCAACAATGAGCCTGCCCGCATCGTCATCGGCAAGGACACCCGCCGCAGCTCCTACATGTTTGAGTACAGCCTTTGTGCCGGTCTGACGGCCTCCGGCGCAGACGCCTATCTGCTGCACGTCACCACGACGCCCTCTGTGGCCTACATCGCCCGCGTGGACGACTTCGACTGTGGCATCATGATCTCGGCCAGCCACAACCCGTTCTACGACAACGGCATCAAGCTCATCGACTGCTACGGCGAGAAGATGCCCGAAGAGACCCTGCTGCTGGTCGAGGACTACATCGACGGCAAGCTCCACGTCTTCGATCAGGACTGGCCGGAGCTGCCCTTTGCCCACCGCGAGCACATCGGCTGCACCGTGGACTATGTGGCAGGCCGCAACCGCTACATGGGCTACCTCATCAGCCTGGGCATCTACTCCTTCAAGGGAATCAAGGTCGGCCTGGACTGTGCCAACGGTTCCAGCTGGAACATCGCGAAGTCTGTGTTCGATGCACTGGGTGCCGACACCTACGTCATCAACAACAAGCCGAACGGTCTGAACATCAACAACAATGCCGGTTCCACCCACATCGAGGGCCTGCAGAAGTTCGTGGTCGAGAATCATCTCGACGTCGGCTTTGCCTACGATGGCGACGCCGACCGCTGCCTGTGCGTGGACGAGAAGGGCAATGTCATCACCGGCGACCACATCCTGTACATCTATGGCTGCTACCTGCAGGAACATGGCGAGCTGATGAACAATACCGTCGTCACGACCGTGATGTCCAACTTCGGTCTGTACAAGGCCTTTGATGAAAAGGGCATCGGCTACGCCAAGACCGCTGTGGGCGACAAGTATGTTTACGAGTACATGGCCAAGAACGGCTGCCGCATCGGTGGTGAGCAGAGCGGCCACATCATCTTCAGCCAGTATGCCAGCACCGGCGACGGCATCCTGACCAGCCTGAAGATGATGGAAGTCATGCTGGCCAAAAAGCTGCCCATGAGCAAGCTGGCCGAGCCGCTGACCATCTATCCGCAGGTGCTGGAAAATGTCCGCGTGACCGACAAGAAGGCGGCGCAGGACGATGCTGCGGTGCAGGCCGCCGTCAAGGCGGTGGCTGAGGCACTGGGCGACACCGGCCGCATTCTGGTTCGTGAGTCCGGCACGGAGCCGCTTGTCCGCGTTATGGTGGAAGCCCCCGACCACGACACCTGCCAGAAGTACGTGTCGCAGGTCGTGGAGGTCATCGAGGCGCAAGGGTATGGCGTCTGA
- a CDS encoding glycosyltransferase family 4 protein, translating into MRIAMLGHKRIPSHEGGIEVVVEELAARMVEKGHQVTCFNRTGQHVSGKEYEVQKLDEYRGIRIRHVPTLDKKGLAAVTSSFFASLAAALGPYDVVHVHAEGPAAFCWLPRLFGKRVVLTVHGLDWARDKWKGSFGSWYIHFGEKVGARFAHEIIVLNHSTQTYFRDIYHRETHYIPNGVNRPAYAPPELIRKRFGLEYGSYLLFLGRLVPEKGCHHLCEAFKRLKTNKKLVIAGGVSDSGDYINTLKALAAGDDRILFTDFVDGALRDELYSNAYLFVLPSDLEGMPLSLLEAMSYGNCVLVSDIEECTNVIHDRGITFRKGDVNDLEAKLRYAIEHPNAVRMFKWLSSDYICDRFQWDKVVDATLKLYQTP; encoded by the coding sequence ATGCGGATCGCAATGCTCGGCCACAAGCGCATCCCCTCCCACGAGGGCGGCATCGAGGTCGTTGTTGAAGAGCTGGCCGCGCGGATGGTCGAAAAGGGGCATCAGGTCACCTGTTTCAACCGTACCGGCCAGCACGTCAGCGGAAAAGAATATGAAGTGCAAAAGCTGGACGAATACCGCGGCATTCGCATCCGCCATGTGCCCACACTGGACAAAAAAGGGCTTGCAGCCGTTACATCCAGCTTTTTTGCCAGCCTCGCGGCGGCGCTTGGCCCTTACGATGTCGTGCATGTCCACGCCGAAGGCCCGGCCGCTTTCTGCTGGCTGCCCCGGCTGTTCGGCAAGCGGGTCGTCCTGACGGTCCATGGGCTGGACTGGGCGCGGGACAAGTGGAAGGGCAGCTTCGGCTCCTGGTACATCCACTTCGGCGAGAAGGTCGGTGCCCGGTTCGCACACGAGATCATCGTGCTCAACCACAGCACCCAGACCTATTTCCGCGACATCTATCACCGCGAGACTCACTACATCCCCAACGGCGTCAACCGCCCGGCGTATGCCCCGCCGGAGCTCATCCGGAAACGGTTTGGGCTGGAATACGGTTCCTACCTGCTGTTTCTGGGCCGTCTGGTGCCGGAAAAAGGCTGTCACCATCTGTGCGAAGCCTTCAAGCGGCTCAAGACCAACAAAAAGCTGGTCATTGCGGGCGGCGTGTCCGACTCCGGCGATTACATAAACACCCTGAAGGCTCTGGCCGCCGGCGATGACCGCATCCTCTTCACCGACTTCGTGGACGGCGCGCTGCGGGATGAGCTGTACAGCAACGCCTATCTGTTCGTTCTGCCCAGCGACCTGGAGGGAATGCCCCTCTCCCTGCTGGAGGCCATGAGCTACGGCAACTGTGTGCTGGTATCGGACATTGAGGAATGCACCAATGTCATCCATGACCGGGGGATCACCTTCCGCAAGGGAGACGTGAACGATCTGGAAGCCAAGCTGCGCTATGCCATCGAGCACCCCAACGCAGTCCGGATGTTCAAATGGCTCTCCTCGGATTACATCTGCGACCGCTTCCAGTGGGACAAGGTCGTGGATGCGACCCTGAAGCTCTATCAGACCCCCTGA
- a CDS encoding RecQ family ATP-dependent DNA helicase, translated as MENPHSILKKVFGYDGFRPGQEEIVSRLLAGQDVLAVMPTGAGKSICYQVPALLLPGITIVVSPLVSLMKDQVGALVQAGVAAAFLNNSLTDNQKALMLRRAREGWYKIIYVAPERLEMPGFQRFAQEREISMVTVDEAHCISQWGQDFRPSYLRIKAFVDGLPRRPVIGAFTATATAHVRDDIRSCLELKDPYEVTASFDRPNLYFETRRALPSEKPRVLLELVLRERDHAGIIYCSTTRQVDETTRLLQSRGIRAAAYHAKLDPDARRQNQDDFLYDRIQIMVATNAFGMGIDKPNVRFVIHYNMPKDLESYYQEAGRAGRDGEPARCTLLYSGTDVRTIRFFIEKEMEADNGLPADVKAEAARKAEERLKYMTFYSTTPRCLRGFLLSYFGEAAPQKCGNCSNCLLAEQAAEQVEQQAAQARERAAASTRRLAGGRRRNADDVPLSEADEALLGALYALRKRLAAKQKVPAYMIFNDATLREMARKKPLSLDELLNITGVGEKKAAHYGRDFLRVIEEMVESRG; from the coding sequence ATGGAAAACCCGCATTCGATTCTAAAAAAAGTGTTCGGCTATGATGGCTTCCGCCCCGGTCAGGAGGAGATCGTCTCCCGGCTGCTGGCCGGGCAGGACGTTCTGGCCGTGATGCCCACCGGTGCGGGCAAGTCCATCTGCTACCAGGTGCCCGCGCTGCTGCTGCCGGGCATCACCATCGTGGTCTCGCCGCTGGTCAGCCTGATGAAAGATCAGGTGGGGGCGCTGGTGCAGGCCGGTGTGGCGGCGGCGTTCCTGAACAACAGCCTGACCGACAACCAGAAAGCCCTGATGCTCCGCCGTGCGCGGGAGGGCTGGTATAAGATCATCTACGTGGCCCCGGAGCGGCTGGAGATGCCGGGTTTCCAGCGGTTCGCGCAGGAGCGGGAGATCAGCATGGTGACGGTGGACGAGGCCCACTGCATCAGCCAGTGGGGGCAGGACTTCCGCCCCAGCTACCTCCGCATCAAGGCGTTCGTGGACGGCCTGCCCAGGCGCCCGGTCATCGGGGCGTTCACAGCGACGGCCACGGCCCACGTCCGGGACGATATCCGGAGCTGCCTCGAACTGAAAGACCCCTACGAGGTCACGGCCAGCTTCGACCGCCCGAACCTTTACTTCGAGACCCGCCGCGCCCTGCCCAGCGAGAAGCCCCGCGTTCTGCTGGAACTGGTGCTCAGGGAGCGGGACCATGCGGGCATCATTTATTGCAGCACCACCCGGCAGGTGGACGAGACCACCCGCCTGCTGCAGAGCCGGGGCATCCGGGCGGCGGCGTACCACGCCAAGCTCGACCCCGATGCCCGGCGGCAGAATCAGGACGATTTTCTGTACGACCGCATCCAGATCATGGTGGCGACCAATGCGTTCGGCATGGGCATCGACAAGCCCAATGTCCGGTTCGTCATCCACTACAACATGCCCAAGGATCTGGAGAGCTACTATCAGGAGGCCGGGCGGGCCGGCCGCGACGGCGAACCGGCCCGGTGCACCCTGCTCTACTCCGGTACCGATGTGCGGACGATCCGGTTCTTCATCGAAAAGGAGATGGAGGCCGACAACGGCCTGCCCGCCGATGTCAAGGCCGAGGCCGCCCGCAAGGCCGAAGAGCGGCTCAAGTATATGACCTTTTATTCCACCACACCGCGCTGCCTGCGGGGCTTTCTGCTGAGCTACTTCGGCGAGGCCGCACCGCAGAAGTGCGGCAATTGCTCCAACTGCCTGCTGGCCGAACAGGCGGCAGAACAGGTGGAGCAGCAGGCGGCGCAGGCCAGAGAGCGGGCCGCTGCCAGCACCAGACGTCTGGCGGGCGGCCGCCGCCGCAATGCAGACGATGTGCCTCTGAGCGAAGCGGACGAAGCGCTGCTGGGCGCGCTGTACGCTCTGCGCAAGCGGCTGGCGGCAAAGCAGAAGGTGCCCGCCTACATGATCTTCAACGATGCCACCCTGCGCGAGATGGCCCGGAAAAAGCCGCTCAGCCTGGACGAGCTGCTGAACATCACCGGCGTGGGCGAAAAGAAAGCCGCCCACTATGGCCGCGACTTCCTCCGTGTCATCGAGGAGATGGTGGAGAGCCGGGGCTGA
- a CDS encoding glycosyltransferase family 2 protein: MQKLITFAVPCYNSAAYMRHCIETLLSAGEQAEIILVDDGSVKDETPAICDEYAAQYPTIVKAIHQENGGHGEGVNQGIRNATGLYYKVVDSDDWLDTAALKTVLAKLQTLVARGTAPDLMICNYVYEHVEDNTTHTVRYTNVFPENRLFSWMHVGHFRPDQNLLMHSVIYRTQVLRDCGMVLPKHTFYVDNIFVYQPLPYVKSMYYMDLDLYRYFIGRSDQSVNESVMVKRVDQQLRVTRHMIDCQDLDALRNEKRLRAYMLHYLSTMMAVSDIFLLLDGSAEAQAKKADLWKYLKENTKPDVYRAIRYGFGGITNLNFPKGDAIVVGGYRIAQKIFKFN; this comes from the coding sequence ATGCAGAAATTGATCACCTTTGCCGTCCCGTGCTACAACTCGGCGGCCTATATGCGCCACTGCATCGAGACCCTGCTCTCCGCCGGGGAGCAGGCCGAGATCATCCTGGTGGACGATGGTTCCGTCAAGGACGAGACCCCGGCCATCTGCGATGAATACGCCGCCCAATACCCCACCATCGTCAAGGCCATCCATCAGGAGAACGGCGGCCACGGCGAGGGCGTGAATCAGGGCATCCGGAACGCCACCGGCCTGTATTACAAGGTCGTGGACAGCGACGACTGGCTGGACACCGCCGCCCTGAAGACCGTGCTGGCCAAGCTGCAGACTCTTGTGGCCCGCGGCACCGCCCCCGACCTGATGATCTGCAACTACGTCTACGAGCATGTGGAGGACAACACCACCCACACCGTGCGCTACACCAACGTCTTCCCGGAGAACCGCCTGTTCAGCTGGATGCACGTGGGCCACTTCCGCCCGGACCAGAACCTGCTCATGCACTCGGTCATCTACCGCACCCAGGTCCTGCGGGACTGCGGCATGGTGCTGCCCAAGCACACCTTCTATGTGGACAACATCTTCGTCTACCAGCCGCTGCCCTACGTCAAGAGCATGTACTACATGGATCTTGACCTCTACCGCTACTTCATCGGCCGCTCGGACCAGAGCGTGAACGAGAGCGTCATGGTCAAGCGGGTGGACCAGCAGCTGCGCGTGACCCGACACATGATCGACTGCCAGGACCTCGACGCCCTCAGGAACGAAAAGCGCCTGCGCGCCTATATGCTGCACTACCTTTCCACGATGATGGCCGTCAGCGACATCTTCCTGCTGCTGGACGGCAGCGCCGAGGCGCAGGCCAAGAAGGCAGACCTGTGGAAGTATCTCAAGGAGAATACCAAACCCGATGTCTACCGTGCCATCCGCTACGGTTTCGGCGGCATCACCAACCTGAACTTCCCCAAGGGCGACGCCATCGTGGTGGGCGGTTACCGCATCGCACAGAAGATCTTCAAATTCAATTGA
- a CDS encoding cation:proton antiporter produces MVKRAPAMNMEQLLICLSLALIAGLLMSRLAKAAHLPAVTSYLVAGLLLGPFFLGRLGLSSWGIGFGSLAQVESYGLITQVALGFIAFVIGNEFRLTTLESMGRQAITVGILQAVVTTALVDLALVVLHLLRPDVISMASAITLGAIAAATAPAATLMVVKQYKANGPLTHLLLMVVAIDDAVGLVLFSASFGVANALEQGRIDPLGVIVEPLVEIVLSLGLGALAGFVLNQLEIYFHSRSKRMSLSVAFVLLTVGLSMVTFQIGPVHCGFSLLLVCMMTGTVFCNICPTSDELMDRLDRWVSPVNILFFVLSGAELDLNILSNPLVLLIGVVYIASRSLGKISGSYFSCRATHCSDNIQKYLGITLLPQAGVALGMAAEAAELSDGHMVRNVVLFSVLVYELVGPTLTKISLTAAGEIEPEGRTSARTANKPEAPVTLD; encoded by the coding sequence ATGGTAAAACGCGCTCCTGCAATGAACATGGAACAATTACTCATCTGTCTGTCCCTCGCACTGATCGCAGGGCTTCTGATGTCCCGGCTGGCCAAGGCCGCCCACCTGCCCGCCGTGACGTCGTATCTGGTGGCGGGCCTGCTGCTGGGGCCCTTCTTTCTGGGGCGACTCGGCCTGAGCAGCTGGGGCATCGGCTTCGGGAGCCTGGCCCAGGTGGAGAGCTACGGCCTCATCACCCAGGTGGCGCTGGGTTTCATTGCCTTCGTCATCGGCAACGAATTTCGTCTGACCACGCTGGAAAGCATGGGCCGGCAGGCCATCACAGTCGGCATCCTGCAGGCCGTCGTCACCACCGCACTGGTGGATCTCGCGCTGGTCGTCCTGCATCTGCTCCGCCCGGATGTCATCTCCATGGCCTCGGCCATCACGCTGGGTGCGATCGCAGCGGCCACGGCCCCGGCCGCGACCCTGATGGTCGTCAAGCAGTACAAGGCCAACGGCCCGCTGACCCACCTGCTGCTGATGGTGGTCGCCATCGACGACGCCGTCGGCCTCGTCCTCTTCTCTGCCTCTTTCGGCGTGGCGAACGCGCTGGAGCAGGGCCGCATCGACCCTCTCGGCGTCATCGTGGAGCCGCTGGTGGAGATTGTCCTCTCGCTGGGTCTGGGTGCGCTGGCCGGTTTTGTGCTCAACCAGCTGGAGATCTACTTCCACTCCCGCTCCAAGCGCATGAGCCTTTCGGTGGCTTTCGTCCTGCTGACGGTCGGCCTCTCCATGGTCACCTTCCAGATCGGGCCGGTGCACTGCGGCTTTTCGCTGCTGCTGGTCTGCATGATGACCGGCACCGTCTTCTGCAACATCTGCCCCACGTCCGATGAACTGATGGACCGTCTGGACCGCTGGGTCTCGCCGGTCAACATCCTGTTCTTCGTGCTCAGCGGTGCCGAGCTGGATCTGAACATCCTCTCGAACCCGCTGGTGCTCCTCATCGGCGTGGTGTACATCGCATCCCGTTCGCTGGGCAAGATCTCCGGCTCTTACTTCAGCTGCCGCGCTACCCACTGCAGCGACAACATCCAGAAGTATCTCGGCATCACCCTGCTGCCCCAGGCCGGCGTTGCACTGGGCATGGCGGCCGAAGCCGCCGAGCTCTCCGACGGCCACATGGTGCGGAACGTCGTGCTCTTCTCGGTGCTCGTATATGAGCTGGTCGGCCCGACCCTGACCAAGATCAGCCTGACCGCGGCGGGTGAGATCGAACCGGAAGGCCGCACCAGCGCCCGCACGGCCAACAAACCCGAAGCTCCGGTCACACTGGACTGA
- a CDS encoding DUF5662 family protein yields MNIKGHFETITRHKLLVMKYCFECGLYEQGLAHDLSKYSPTEFIPGCIYYQGDHSPNEAEREARGYSSAWLHHKGRNKHHLEYWIDYSTNKSGMAGMKMPLRYVCEMVCDRVAASRIYLGDRYTDASPWEYYDRSKGHYMLHPETRALLEKLLKMVRDLGQERTFAYMKFLLGCQTDY; encoded by the coding sequence ATGAACATCAAAGGCCATTTTGAGACCATCACCCGGCACAAGCTGCTGGTGATGAAATACTGCTTTGAATGCGGTCTGTACGAACAGGGCCTGGCCCATGACCTGAGCAAATACAGCCCCACGGAGTTCATCCCCGGCTGCATCTACTATCAGGGCGACCACAGCCCCAACGAGGCCGAGCGGGAGGCCAGAGGCTACTCCTCGGCGTGGCTCCACCACAAGGGCCGCAACAAGCACCATCTGGAATACTGGATCGACTACAGCACCAACAAATCCGGCATGGCGGGTATGAAGATGCCCCTGCGCTATGTCTGCGAGATGGTCTGCGACCGGGTCGCGGCCAGCCGGATCTATCTGGGCGACCGGTACACCGACGCCTCGCCGTGGGAATATTACGACCGCAGCAAGGGCCACTATATGCTCCACCCGGAGACCCGCGCCCTGCTCGAAAAGCTGCTGAAAATGGTGCGCGACCTCGGCCAGGAGCGGACCTTCGCGTACATGAAGTTCCTGCTCGGCTGTCAAACGGATTACTGA